A single region of the Brachypodium distachyon strain Bd21 chromosome 3, Brachypodium_distachyon_v3.0, whole genome shotgun sequence genome encodes:
- the LOC100834717 gene encoding E3 ubiquitin-protein ligase EL5 — protein MSSCLINYWPHSAHPAITSITPRARSQGRGNKRAVPAMSSPQPSHEVHSSSGGSSVAGIGSYRVCDTVVLFCLAFACGLIVVTVAVCFKRAFAQREAAASGAAAGGGRRRGGGRRGGLAPAELAAIPKAAYRRGGGGGGGWAQCAICLGVVRDGEVVRRLPACGHLFHVECVDMWLYSHATCPLCRCDVVASAAAAADKV, from the coding sequence ATGTCAAgctgcttaattaattattggCCCCACTCCGCccatcctgcaatcacatctATCACGCCGCGCGCAAGAAGCCAGGGAAGGGGAAACAAACGAGCCGTACCAGCCATGTCTTCCCCCCAGCCGTCCCACGAGGTccacagcagcagcggcggttCCAGCGTCGCCGGAATCGGCAGCTACAGGGTGTGCGACACGGTGGTGCTCTTCTGCCTCGCCTTCGCGTGCGGCCTCATCGTCGTCACCGTGGCCGTCTGCTTCAAGCGAGCCTTCGCGCAGCGagaagcggcggcgtccggggcggcggcgggcggcggcaggagaagaggcggcggccggcgcggggggcTGGCAccggcggagctcgcggcgatCCCCAAGGCCGCGTAccggaggggcggcggcggcggaggagggtgGGCGCAGTGCGCGATCTGCCTGGGCGTGGTGCGGGACGGGGAGGTGGTGCGGCGGCTGCCGGCGTGCGGGCACCTCTTCCACGTCGAGTGCGTCGACATGTGGCTCTACTCGCACGCCACATGCCCGCTCTGCCGCTGCGACGTCGtcgcctcggccgccgccgccgccgacaaagtTTGA
- the LOC100835023 gene encoding RING-H2 finger protein ATL80, producing MSTPGGAGASSHGVCCSSGGTLELVAAFTAVCLALYGVILYLNYLYVRWNGRDGVHRATGSGSPSSSAAARKGAGGGGLDKAALAAIPVFTFKAEDAHGPAVECAVCLGAMQDGDAVRALPGCGHAFHVACVDAWLRAHASCPVCRARPALPPKAKAAPAEPAAAGRMPDLESQA from the coding sequence ATGTCGACGCCGGGAGGAGCGGGGGCGTCGTCGCACGGGGTGTGCTGCAGCTCGGGCGGGACGCTGGAGCTCGTGGCGGCGTTCACGGCGGTGTGCCTGGCGCTGTACGGGGTCATCCTCTACCTCAACTACCTCTACGTGCGCTGGAACGGCCGGGACGGCGTGCACCGGGCCACGGGATCGggatctccttcttcttcagcggcggcgaggaaggggGCAGGCGGAGGGGGGCTCGACAAGGCGGCTCTGGCCGCCATACCGGTGTTCACGTTCAAGGCGGAGGACGCGCACGGGCCGGCGGTGGAGTGCGCCGTGTGCCTGGGCGCCATGCAGGACGGCGACGCCGTGCGCGCTCTGCCCGGGTGCGGCCACGCGTTCCACGTCGCCTGCGTCGACGCCTGGCTCCGCGCGCACGCCTCCTGCCCCGTCTGCCGCGCGCGCCCCGCCCTGCCGCCCAAGGccaaggcggcgccggccgagcccgccgccgccggccggatgCCGGACCTGGAAAGCCAGGCTTGA